The genomic stretch GACGGCGATCAGATCCGGTCCTGGTGTTACGTGGACGACATCCTCCAGGGAATTTTGCTCTGCTTGACCCGAAAAGAGGCCGTCGGCGAGGCGTTCAACATCGGAAACCCGAAAAACACGCTTACGATTTATCATTTGGCGAAAGAAGTGATTCGAGCGGCGAAGTCGTCGTCGAAAATCGTTCAAAAGAAATGGACGGAGGCGGATGTCGAACTTCGAATTCCCAATATTTCGAAGGCTCGGCAGCTCTTGGGATATGAACCCGAATTCGACATGGAGAGTGGCCTTGCGCGTACGATCGACTGGTATCGCAGTCATATGTAGCTTCGTTTCGGGAATTGCCGGGGCATGGGCGGCGGAAGAGTCTCCCGCCATTCCCAGCGCGGGCGAAGCCCAGGTTTCTTCCAAGGATCTTGCGAAAGCCAAAGGGAATGCCTTGGATGCGGCGATGTTGGGGGCGGTGGAATCAGCGGCTTCCAAGTTGCTCCCCTCCGTCCTCTTCGGTCTCAATCGGGATCTCATCTCGTACAAGGCGGCGCAAAACCTCCGGACGTTCGTAAAGGACTACAAGCTTCAACGAGAGCAGGTGAAGGACAATGTGCTTCGAGTGGAAGCGCTGGTGGTTCCTCGGACGGAAAAAATTCAGGAAGAGTTGGAACGGTGGGGGATCCTTTTTGCTTCGCAAAGGCGACCGACGATCTATTTGTCACCTTTCGAAGAGCGAGGCGTAAAGGGGCCGGCCGGCCCGCGGAGCTATTCGGCCATCTGGACCGAACGATTGCTTCGGAGGCTGAGGGGGCTCGGTTATACCGTGGAGAAAAAGGGTCCCTCGCCACAGTCTCGATCCGGCGCCGGTAAAACTTCAAAAACGGATTCCGCGATACTCATCCGCGGGACCTTCGCGTTACGCGGAAACGAAGCGATCTCAGGCGATCTTCAAGCCGTACTCGAGCCGGTGACGATGGAACTAGCCAACGTTCGAGGGAATTTTTCCCTTAAGGACGGCCCCGAATTGGCCGCCGGGCTTTTGGTTCTATCTTTATTGGAGAAGATGATTCCGGCGTGGCTCAAGCAGATGGGGGAAGGGCGCGTGTATGAAGTGACGGTTCAGGGATTGTCTTCGTTTCGACCCTATAAGGAATTGCGCGATTTTCTGACTTCCGGCAGGGAAGGGATCTCCTCCGCCCAGGAATCGGCGTATTCCCCGGGGCGTGTCACGTTTACGGTGACGTTTGAAGGGACCGGCGCGGAATTGGCCCGAGTGCTCGGCAAGCCGTCTTTTGCCGGCACGCGATTGGCCGTCTCCAACATTTCGCAGCGATCGGTGTGGTTCGAAGCCAAATGAAGCCGTTCCGATGGATTCCCAACAGTCTTACGGTCGTACGAATGATATTGACGGTTCCCCTTGTTTACACTCTGTGGCGAGGGCAAGTCGCTTTGGCGTTATCGATTCTCGTGTGCGCAGGAATTACGGACTTGTTGGATGGTTTTTTGGCGCGCGAATTCGGATGGACGACCACGCTGGGAGCTTGGCTCGATCCAGTTGCGGATAAGCTCCTGATTACGTCCTGCTTGATCGCGCTGACCTGGACCGGCCAACTTCCGGTCTGGTTTTGCGTCATCACGATTGCCCGCGATCTTCAGCTGGTCGGCGGCGTTATTCTTCTGCACGCGCGCGGCGTGGAGGTGAGAATTCGCCCTCACCTGAGCGGAAAACTGGCCACGGTCGGGCAGAACATAGCCCTCCTGCTGGCCCTTCTCCAACAAACTTCGCTGCGCGTACAAGCGGCCCTCAGTTATTCAGTCCTATTTTCAGCGGTCCTGACGATCGTATCCGCAGTTGTTTACGTACGTGTGCTTTTGCACATCTTTCGTAAACAGAGCCAGGTCGCTCTGAGACGGACGACTAGTCTTTAAGATGTCGACTGACCAACTTGGTCATTTCGAACATCGTAACTTTGCGCTTGCCACCGAACACTTTCTTTAGCTTTTCGTCGGCGTTGATCATCGTTCGCTTCACTCGGTCCTGAAGCTTGTTGCGTTTGATGTAGCGCCAAATCCTTTTGGTCACTTCTGTGCGGGGCATCTTTTTGGAACCGATCACCGCCGCCAAAGATGCGCTCGGCATCATCGGCTTCATGAATGCTTTGTTCGGTTTTCGCTTGGCCCTGGCACTGCGTTTTTTGGAAGTCCTTTTTTTACGTTTCGCCATTCTGTCTCCTTTACGAGAGGGA from Bdellovibrionota bacterium encodes the following:
- a CDS encoding SWIB/MDM2 domain-containing protein, yielding MKPMMPSASLAAVIGSKKMPRTEVTKRIWRYIKRNKLQDRVKRTMINADEKLKKVFGGKRKVTMFEMTKLVSRHLKD
- a CDS encoding CDP-alcohol phosphatidyltransferase family protein — protein: MKPFRWIPNSLTVVRMILTVPLVYTLWRGQVALALSILVCAGITDLLDGFLAREFGWTTTLGAWLDPVADKLLITSCLIALTWTGQLPVWFCVITIARDLQLVGGVILLHARGVEVRIRPHLSGKLATVGQNIALLLALLQQTSLRVQAALSYSVLFSAVLTIVSAVVYVRVLLHIFRKQSQVALRRTTSL